A single genomic interval of Christensenellaceae bacterium 44-20 harbors:
- a CDS encoding siphovirus Gp157 family protein: MTLYELSQKYLDFLSFIESEEGEMLPDEAVKDTLESIQEAIEDKMDNIACLYKNLSAEAEAIKAEEKRLETRRKSKENTCKRLKNYLYSAMLSTGKKKLETPRSALSFRTSRSVEVEDGFLAWAKETGREDLLVQQEPKANKTEIGVLLKTGEVIPGAQLVERQNLQIK, from the coding sequence ATGACACTTTACGAGCTGTCTCAAAAGTACCTGGATTTTCTAAGCTTCATTGAGAGCGAAGAAGGGGAAATGCTGCCGGATGAGGCTGTTAAAGATACGCTGGAGTCCATTCAGGAAGCGATTGAGGATAAAATGGATAACATCGCCTGCTTGTATAAAAATCTAAGCGCGGAGGCGGAGGCTATCAAGGCCGAGGAAAAGCGGCTGGAGACGAGGCGAAAATCCAAAGAGAACACCTGCAAACGGCTAAAGAATTATCTGTACAGCGCGATGTTGAGCACAGGAAAGAAGAAATTGGAAACACCCAGAAGCGCGCTGAGCTTTCGCACCAGTAGGTCGGTAGAGGTAGAAGATGGATTTCTTGCTTGGGCAAAAGAAACCGGTAGAGAAGATTTGCTGGTTCAGCAAGAACCGAAAGCGAACAAGACGGAGATAGGCGTGCTGCTTAAAACCGGCGAAGTTATCCCGGGCGCGCAGCTGGTCGAGCGGCAGAACTTGCAGATTAAATAG
- a CDS encoding helix-turn-helix transcriptional regulator, with product MHNTKLKVKRQKTGLTQVEVAKQANITETSYQRIEYGTQRPSLKTAMLIAKVLNSTVEELF from the coding sequence GTGCATAACACAAAACTTAAAGTAAAACGACAAAAAACAGGCTTGACGCAAGTGGAAGTTGCAAAGCAAGCCAATATTACTGAAACAAGCTATCAGCGTATAGAGTACGGCACGCAAAGGCCGAGTTTAAAAACCGCTATGCTGATAGCAAAAGTCCTGAACAGCACCGTGGAAGAGTTGTTCTAG
- a CDS encoding ERF family protein: MKIYEAIPAIMQELGAIEKGKRNVKQGFMYRGVDDVMNALNPLLAKYKVFVVPEVLEQTREEHKTAKGGLLIYSICRVRFTFWASDGSNLQTVVIGEGMDSGDKATNKAMSVAFKYACFQVFCIPTEEMPDPDSDSPSPTPKEQLLCPKCGKPMKACKTRDGNHLSADVVLEKYGMCGDCLRQQSRANDESSD, translated from the coding sequence ATGAAAATTTATGAAGCGATTCCGGCCATTATGCAAGAACTTGGAGCCATAGAAAAGGGAAAAAGAAATGTTAAGCAGGGGTTTATGTATCGCGGCGTGGATGACGTGATGAACGCGCTAAATCCGTTGCTTGCGAAATACAAAGTGTTTGTCGTGCCAGAAGTGCTGGAACAGACCAGAGAAGAACATAAAACAGCAAAAGGAGGCCTGCTCATTTATTCAATCTGCCGTGTACGGTTTACCTTCTGGGCGAGCGATGGAAGCAACTTACAGACAGTTGTCATCGGGGAGGGAATGGACAGCGGAGACAAGGCGACCAACAAGGCCATGAGTGTGGCATTCAAATACGCCTGTTTCCAGGTGTTTTGTATTCCGACTGAGGAAATGCCGGACCCTGATTCGGATTCACCCAGCCCGACACCCAAAGAGCAACTGCTCTGCCCGAAATGCGGCAAGCCCATGAAAGCGTGCAAGACCAGAGACGGCAACCACCTTTCAGCGGATGTGGTGCTGGAAAAGTACGGCATGTGCGGGGACTGCCTGAGACAGCAGAGCAGGGCAAACGATGAGAGTTCCGATTGA
- a CDS encoding single-stranded DNA-binding protein — MNKVFIIGRLTKAPEHKTTPNGVNVATMSVAVTRRMNREQADFFNVIAWRGLADNCAKYLVKGQQVAVAGELRTRSYEANDGSKRYVTEIQAEDIEFLAKPGAANASADTFGGMQEVDYESEEELPF; from the coding sequence ATGAACAAAGTGTTTATCATTGGCCGGCTGACAAAGGCGCCGGAGCATAAGACAACGCCAAACGGCGTAAACGTGGCGACCATGAGCGTAGCGGTAACACGCCGCATGAACCGGGAGCAGGCTGATTTCTTCAACGTCATCGCATGGCGGGGACTGGCGGACAACTGCGCGAAATATCTGGTGAAAGGACAGCAGGTTGCGGTGGCTGGTGAACTACGCACTCGGTCTTACGAGGCAAACGACGGCTCAAAGCGCTATGTAACGGAAATTCAGGCAGAGGATATTGAGTTTCTGGCTAAGCCCGGAGCAGCAAACGCCAGCGCTGATACCTTCGGAGGGATGCAGGAGGTAGACTATGAAAGCGAAGAAGAGCTGCCCTTCTGA
- a CDS encoding ATP-binding protein produces the protein MGFVGAFDSIERASEKQIKAEQGDYIVDGLLYCGKCHTPKQARVVILGFERTPMCLCKCAAERKQREAEEEKRREFERRVKELRWAGFPESQMEQWTFENSDSPNSQYSLIAKRYVANFAQMRADGKGLLLFGDVGVGKTFLAACIVNALINQGVPCLMTNFARLTNTLSGMFEGKQEYIDKLNSFPLVVIDDLGAERDTEYVGEIVHNIIDSRCREGLPLIITTNLDGKELENPKDIRKRRVYSRLFEMCIPVKFGGEDRRQAGLKENFGRYADVLGL, from the coding sequence ATGGGTTTTGTAGGTGCATTTGACAGCATCGAAAGGGCATCAGAAAAGCAAATTAAGGCAGAGCAGGGAGACTATATCGTCGATGGGCTGCTTTACTGCGGGAAATGCCATACGCCAAAGCAGGCCAGAGTAGTTATTCTCGGGTTTGAGAGAACGCCGATGTGCCTTTGCAAGTGTGCGGCTGAAAGAAAACAGCGGGAAGCGGAGGAGGAAAAGCGAAGGGAGTTTGAAAGGCGGGTGAAAGAACTGCGCTGGGCAGGCTTCCCGGAATCGCAGATGGAGCAATGGACTTTTGAAAACAGCGACAGCCCGAATAGCCAATATAGCCTGATTGCAAAGCGGTATGTTGCAAATTTCGCACAGATGCGGGCCGACGGCAAAGGATTGCTTCTGTTTGGAGATGTGGGAGTGGGGAAAACCTTTCTGGCCGCGTGTATCGTGAACGCCTTAATCAATCAGGGCGTCCCATGCCTGATGACGAACTTTGCAAGGCTGACAAATACCCTTAGCGGGATGTTTGAGGGAAAGCAGGAATATATCGACAAGCTGAATAGTTTCCCGCTGGTTGTGATAGATGACCTGGGAGCGGAAAGAGATACTGAGTATGTCGGAGAGATTGTGCACAACATCATTGACAGCAGATGCAGGGAAGGATTGCCGCTCATTATTACAACGAATTTGGACGGAAAAGAGCTTGAGAATCCAAAGGATATACGGAAGAGGCGCGTTTACTCACGCTTGTTTGAAATGTGTATTCCGGTCAAATTCGGGGGCGAGGACAGAAGGCAGGCGGGGCTAAAAGAAAACTTCGGCAGGTATGCGGATGTATTGGGGCTGTAA
- a CDS encoding helix-turn-helix transcriptional regulator, protein MAKFMGKIGERIRTLRTMNNITQKQLSEILGISVVSLQRFEYGSARPSLDTLLILADYFNVSLDYLVGRSDNPTRH, encoded by the coding sequence ATGGCTAAATTTATGGGCAAAATCGGTGAACGTATTAGAACTTTGCGAACCATGAACAACATTACCCAAAAGCAGCTTTCTGAAATACTCGGCATATCTGTAGTATCTTTGCAGCGTTTTGAGTATGGCTCTGCACGGCCTAGCTTGGATACTCTTCTCATTCTTGCTGATTACTTTAATGTCTCTCTTGACTATCTTGTCGGCCGCTCTGATAACCCTACCCGGCACTAA